Within Chelatococcus sp. HY11, the genomic segment CATCGGGGCGGTCGGCTGATGGCCGTCCGTGTCCGCGCCAAATTTGTCAACCGCGATGTCGTCGCCTTCGTCAAGCAGGGCGTTTCGGCGGAAGCGACGGCCAAGATACGCGCCAATGTCGCCCGGCAGGTTCTTGCCGATGCCCAGGAACAAAACCGCAGGGCCACCGGACGGGTGCCTGAGCATGAAACTTACGTCGATGGCCGCAAAGGCGCTCCCCTCGAAAGCGTGAAGCCTACAGGGACGGTCGTTTTCGAGTTCGATCTTTATGAGGGTGTATTTGCCTGGATAGGCGAGCAGCTCGTGCTGCATTCGCCTGCGTTGACAGGGGACTATCGGGCGTCCCACCTGTTTCTGGCTGACGGTGTCCCGATCGAAGCCGGCGCGAAGGTGCCCGAAGCTGGCGAGTACGTCTTCGTCAATAGTCAGCCCTATGCCCGTAAGATTGAGCGGGGCCAATCCGATCAGGCGCCGGATGGCGTCTATGAGGCGGTTGCCGCACTCGCGGCGCGGCGCTTCGGAAACATTGCCGCCATAAAGTACAGCTTCCGCGCGCTCGATAATGGGGCGCTGCTCGCATACCAGCCGGCCGCCCGCGTGGTGAAGCGCATCGCGCGTGGGCAGTTCGGTGCTGGGCGCTTCACGGCCACGGGTGAGGATCGGACCGCGCAGCGGCGCGAGCAGTCCTTGAGGCAGCCGGCTATCGTCATTCGGTTGAGGTAATCATGCCGAGCCAGCTTGTTGTAAATGCTGTTGAGGCCCGTCTTGCCGCTCTCTGGTCGCGCTGCCCTGTCTTCGGCATCAACCAGGAGGCGACGGCGCCGGACGACGCCTCGCCCTATCTCGCGGTGCAGTATCCCGTCGCCAACCGTGATCAGATCACCATCGGCGCGCCGGGCAACAACGTCTTTCGCGAGGAAGGTGCCTTTCGTTTTGTCCTCCACACCGAGCGCGGCGCCGGCCCCGCCAAGGCCTTGGCCTGGGCGGACGAACTCGCGCTGATTTTCCAGGCCAAGCAGTTCGGCGGCGTCACCACCTGGGCGCCGTCGCCGCCGACGCTCGATGAACGCAACTACGACGGCAATTACTGCGTCGTCTCCTTCGCCGTTCCCTACTTCGCCGACACGCGCGGCTAAGCGCTTTCCCCCTTTTCACCGGCGGGCGGGTTGCCCGCTTTTCACGGGTCGCCTGCGGCTCCCGCACGACCACGCATGGAGGCTCGTATGGCCGAACTTCAGTCAACCAACCGCGTCAAGCTGTCCAAGGTTCGTGAGTCCGTCGCCGGCACCACGCCGGCCAATCCCGCTTTCAAGGAAATCCCGCAGACCTCCAGCGGCCTCAACGCCGCGCCGCAGACCGTGACCTCGAATATCATCCGTTCCGATCGCCAGGTCGCCGATCTCATCCTCGTCGGCCTCCAGGTCGGCGGCGATGTCGGTGGTGAGCTCGCCTTCGGCGCGGCCGATGAGGATTTCGAGGAGGCCCTGCAAAACCTTTGGGTGAACAGGCCGGCGATCGTGGTGGCAACGGCCGACACGGAAATCTCCGATGTCTCGGCGACCACGCTGACGGTCGCCTCCGGCGGCACCAATTTCAAGACCGGCCAGCTGGCGGCGCTCAGCGGCATGCCGACCGCGGGCAACAACAAGATCGCCCGCGTGACGTCGTCAACCTCCACTTCGATCGTGTTTCCGGCCGCGTCCTTTGCGGCCGAGAGCGCGCCGATCCCGGTTGGCGCCGAGGTGCGCGTTGTCGGCATCGAGGGCGCGGCGGCGGATCTCGCGGCGGTCACCGCCGGCGGCAACGGCCTCACCTCGGCCGCGCTCGACTTCACGACGCTCGGCTTCAATGTCGGCGAGTGGGTGAAGATCGGCGGCGCGGCCGTCGGCGCGCAGTTCGCGCCGGCGGCGAATAACGGCTGGGCGCGGATTGCGGCGATTGCCGCGGGCAAGCTCAGCTTTGACGAGGTCCCGGCCGGATGGACGGCCGATGCCGGCACCGGCAAGACCATTCAGCTGTTTGCCGGCGACTTCCTGAAGAACGGCACCACCAAGCTGCCCTCCACCTTCGAGCGCCAGTATCTCGACCATTCCCCGGTGTCCTACGAGTATTTCCGGGGGCTGGAGCTCAACACCCTGAGCATCAGCGCGCCGGCGCAACAGATCGCCACCTATGCCAAGTCCTATATCGGGCGTTCGGCGGAGATCCTGTCCGCCCGGCTCTCCGGTGCGACGGATGTGACTCCCGACGTGGGTGACGTGCTCAACACCTCATCGAATGTCGGGCGCATCAGTATTAGTGGAGTGGAAGTCACCGGCCCCAACTTCGTCATGTCGGCGACCATCGAGATCAACAACAACCTGCGCGCCCAGAACGCGGTCGGCTATCTCGGCGCGGTCGGCATCGGCAATGGCGAGTTCACCGTCACCGGCACGCAGGAATTCTACTTCGGCGACAAGTCCGTCTACGAAAAGGTGCTGGCGAATGCGCCGTCGAATTTCACGATGGTGCTCGGCCGCCAGGACGGCACCCGGCAGTCCATCCTCGTCGATCTCCCGCGCCTCAAGTATTCGTCAGGCGCCCCCGCCGTCAGCGGCAAGAACGCCGACGTGATGCTGTCGGCCAACTACCAGGCCATCCGCCATCCGACGCTTGGCTACACGATGGCTGTCCAGCGCTTCCACTACCTGCCGGCGTAACCCGGCTGCACCGACGTCGTGAGGTCCCGGACGGATCCCTCGCGACCGGCGGGAGGCGGGTCACAGCGCCTTCCGCCACCCTTTCTGTGACAAGGAGATCATCACATGGACATGCAATCAACGAAGGTAGACAGCGTCGTTATCGAGGGCGGCGAATGGGTGAAGGACATCCCGCAGATGGATGACCTTGAACTGAAGGTGCGCGGCCTCGGTTGTGCGGAATTCAAGCGCCATATCGCCAGGCGCCAGCGCGCGCTGCCCAAGGGTGCCCGGCATCGCGACGGTTCCATCGATCCCCAGTTGCAGGAGACCATCGCCACGGAAGCGATGATCGAGACCATTCTGCTCGACTGGCGCAATCTGGATGACGGCGGCGTGCCTGTCCCCTACAGCAAGGAGAAGGCCCGCGAATATCTGACGAATCCGGATTATCGCCTGTTCCGCGATGCGGTGTCCTGGGCGGCGAACACAGTCGCCAATGGTGACGCGCTGGCGGACGACGATATCCTGGGAAACTCCGCGCCTACGTCGAATGGCAGCACGGGTGGAGCCGCCATCACGACGCCCTGATCGCCAATTTCGAGCGGATCGGCCAGCCGGTGCCGGAACATCTGCTGGCGCCGGAGCTTGACCCCGTGGAAGCGGAGATCGTCGAGGCCTTCAACGAGCTGGCATCAGACCGGCCCGTGGCCTTCGGGATCGGCCCGATTCCCTTCTCGTCGATTGCCCGTTATGCCGCTTTTTGCGGCTTCGACACGCTTGGTGAGCGCGACTTTCTCCGCCGCGCCCTGCGCGCCATGGACGCGAAGTTTCTGGAGCTGACGGCGAAACCGCGCGGAAAGACTTGATCCCGCGCGGATCGCGTCGCTAGCATGCCCAAAACTTGGGGGTGATGATGCGTTGGATCGTCGTTGTCGCGCCGTTGGCGTTGGTGGGGTGTGTGGCCGCGAAGCCGGGCGCTGAGACTGTTAGGCTTACGTCGAATGTCGAGCAAGTGAGGGGCTGCTCCTTGATTCGGCAGGAGACGGTCGGCATTCACAACCTCGAAAGCATTAATGCGGTGACGATCCAGAAGGACATTGTGACGAAGTTCAGAAACGCCGCTGCTTCGGCCGGCGCCACTGACGCTCTTACGCAAGGCCCATCCCTCAATGCTTTCGGCACGGCCGCTACGATGACAGGCGATCTATACCGCTGCGGCTAAGCAGCCGCGGGCCAAAGGTATGACCATCACGGGTATACCTTTGCTGAAAATCGGATCACGCAGGCCGCCTCCCGAGGCGGCCTTTTCTTTTGGAGCCGTCCATGGATCTGTCGAGTGCAAGGGCCGTCGCGCGCTCCGAGCTGCATTTCGTCTCGGAAGGGGCGGAAAAGGCGATCAGCGATGCCGAAAAGGTTGCCGCCAGTCAGGAAAAGGTGGGGCGGTCCGCTGATGTCGTCGCCATCACAACCGATAAGGCCTCCAAAAGCATTCTCAGCGCCGAGGGCTCCTACAAGCGCCTGCTGACCTCGGTTGACAAGCAGTTCCGCGCGCAGTCGCAATTGGCCTCCGGGCAGGCGCGGCTCGATCGCGCCTTTGAGCAGGGCGTCATCGACGCGCGCGAATACGACCGTGTGATGGGGTTGATGCAGCAGCGCTTCACCGTGCTGCGCGCCGACAACGATAATTATGCGGCATCCGTTGGCGGGCTGGGTGCCCGGCTCGGCTTGTTGGGCGGCGCTTTCGCGGCCGCTGCGGCCGCCGCGGCCGGCATCACGCAGGTGTTGTCGCCGGGGGCGGTTCTGGCCGTCTCGCGCGAATTCGAGAATCTGGAAGCGTCCTTGCGCACGGTGACCGGCTCGGCGGAGAATGCCAAGACCGCGATGGGCTTTATTGACGACTTCGCGGTGCGAACGCCATTTAACCTGCAACAGGTCACCGAAGCCTTCATCCGGCTGAAGTCCCTCGGGCTCGAGGCGGGCGAGGACGCCTTGACCTCTTATGGCAACACCGCATCCGCCATGGGCAAGCCCATCATGCAGATGATCGAGGCGGTTGCCGACGCCGTCACCGGAGAGTTTGAGCGCCT encodes:
- a CDS encoding phage tail tube protein, with product MAELQSTNRVKLSKVRESVAGTTPANPAFKEIPQTSSGLNAAPQTVTSNIIRSDRQVADLILVGLQVGGDVGGELAFGAADEDFEEALQNLWVNRPAIVVATADTEISDVSATTLTVASGGTNFKTGQLAALSGMPTAGNNKIARVTSSTSTSIVFPAASFAAESAPIPVGAEVRVVGIEGAAADLAAVTAGGNGLTSAALDFTTLGFNVGEWVKIGGAAVGAQFAPAANNGWARIAAIAAGKLSFDEVPAGWTADAGTGKTIQLFAGDFLKNGTTKLPSTFERQYLDHSPVSYEYFRGLELNTLSISAPAQQIATYAKSYIGRSAEILSARLSGATDVTPDVGDVLNTSSNVGRISISGVEVTGPNFVMSATIEINNNLRAQNAVGYLGAVGIGNGEFTVTGTQEFYFGDKSVYEKVLANAPSNFTMVLGRQDGTRQSILVDLPRLKYSSGAPAVSGKNADVMLSANYQAIRHPTLGYTMAVQRFHYLPA
- a CDS encoding phage tail terminator-like protein encodes the protein MPSQLVVNAVEARLAALWSRCPVFGINQEATAPDDASPYLAVQYPVANRDQITIGAPGNNVFREEGAFRFVLHTERGAGPAKALAWADELALIFQAKQFGGVTTWAPSPPTLDERNYDGNYCVVSFAVPYFADTRG